AGGTGATTATTAGAATATGGAGAATATCTCTGCCATCGGCTTATAAATTGCATCCTGAATTAAATAATGCCACactttcatcttcccttctatCCTAAAACCAATTTCTTCTACTTTTTACCATTGAGAGAAGCAAAGAGAATGAGAGAAACATGTCAGAAAATGACAAAACTCCCATGAAAATTGTCTTATTGTTTTCTTATTCTTCCGTCACGCCATGGAAATTTTCTCGGATTGTAAAAATTAAgggtctttttttcttttgccaaataAAAAACTTTCGGGTCGGCTATTAATGTTGATGCTCGCCACATGAACGCACTTAGATTCACGTGCATGTCAATTTTGGATCCTTGGTTTGGTTGAAAGTGTTCCTCACCAAAGAATGGAGATTTCTCACATACAGAGGCCTCCAGCACCTGTCGAGTAACTTGGTGGGCAGGATGCGATCCTTCTTTCAGACCCGTACCCTTACATTTACAATTGCCAAtcaaatctttttcttctttgatagCGGAGAATACCCTCTTGTTGTTTTACGTCTGAAGGATTTTGAGGTCCTCATGATGCttcaaatgaagaaatttaAGGACTTACTCAAATTCGCTACTTTTTAACATTGAGACGAGCAAAGATAATGGGACAAACATGTCAGAAAACGACAAAGTTCCCACGAAAATTGTCTCCTTCTCATCTTTATTCTTTCATCACGCCATGGaaattttcttctattataaaaattaatattcttttttttctttttggccaaataAAAAACATTTATGGTCGGCTGTTACTGTCAATGCACGCAACATGAACGCAATTAGATTCCTGTGCTTGTCAATTCTACGTGTCCAGGTTTGGAGGTTGACCAACGCCAAAACATAATAACTATATAAtcactccattttttttttcgtgagaACAAATTATTATAATACTGATGATTATAATTAAGTCTATCTCTGCCAATTTTCGTCACTACAAGTATATACATATTATTTTCAGTGATTAAGTAGTTAATTAATCAGTCTAGAAGGGACATTGTCTCAGCAACAAGTGCAACCCCATACTTCATGAGCAAATTGCATACCCTTGTCCTGCTTGTCTCTTACAAAACTGATGCCAATTGATCCCATCTTATGTTACTTATAGAGGAACATAACAGCTAGCTGTGAATATTTTGGGGAGTGTGCAAAGATGATGGGCAGAATATTaataaaccattttttttttcaagattgaGAGAAATCTATCTAAATTCTCAAAATGACTACTAGGAATTTAATTAAAGAAACATTTCGAACATTTTTAAGTCTTTGTGGTCTAGGTAACATGTGGGAGACTAGTAGTCGACATGTTGGAGATGTGCATGCCCTTCATCACACATCGAGAAaggataaatttaaaaaagaaaagaaaagaaaggaaagagaagatttGATTTGCAGTTGTGACCTAGAAAATATGGTCTAGGGCACGCAATAATGGATATGGTCTAGGGCAAGCAATAATGGAGAGAGCAAAAAAGTAAACTCAGAACGAGTACGTGTTAGCCAAAGCATGCATGTGCATGGCAAAAACAATGAAGAGAAATGACACCGGCCATAGACTTGCCAAGATTAAATTATTGTTTGGTCTAATTAAGTACTTTGTCTATCTATAATTGAGAATTTCTAACTCCCGAGACTCAACTTTGCACAGGTGACGGGAACAACCAAACTTAGGGTACGTTGAAAGCAAAAGGAATTTTCGATGGATGGATAAGCTCGAAAAATCATGGATGGTGCCGGGCAAGTAGCTCAACAAGTTTGTTTGTAGATTAAGCAAAATCAAAAAGTATACTTTTactttccaatcaaaattaaagTATTATCAAGATTTCAAAAATCATAATGAAATATAAATGAACCGATGGGAGTTAACTCATTCAAGTAATTGATGTTGAACAGTACAAGTATACACCTCTATGTAATGGATTAGTACACATTCCTCGATTCATATAGCTAGGGACACAATGGATCATACTACCACTTTTctattatttcatgaaaaatcaatcGTTTGAAATATATTTCTTTAAGAACGATTGTTTGTATTGTTTAAAAGAATTAGTCGATAAAAGAATATTCCCATTATCAGCCACAATTTACGCCTACATTAATCTCGTGGGCGACAAAAATATATTatggtgatttatttttccaagcgatacaatcgatcaattctgcagaaaaaatatttttttgaaatcattaatttttattaaacaaACACACCTTAAGTCGATTGACGATCGAAAGAAATCATAAATATCGTATATCTCGAAAGACGTGTGTAATAATTCAGCTATTGTGCGGTCTATGATACTATGTAAACAGTTCCTTTAAAGAGAGAATATCTAATAAAAATTCTCCCAacatttaaaaaagtaaaaaaaaaaattactccaaATAAAACAAATTTTGGAGTGAAACTGTGTGTCCACATTACTAAGAAATTAATAGAAcaacaaataaatttaaacattaATGCCAAGTTGTCTGACCACAGTCCCCTCAACCACGAACCTTCCCTCAGATTCTTCCATACTGGCCCGGCtgattaaataataataataataataaaattaaattcctccaaaaaaaaaaagtgaaattatTTTATCTAATTTCACATCTTATGTCTGTATAAATATGGGCTTAGTCACTCTTCCATCTTCACTCCAAGAAGCAGCCTAAGCTCCTGTCATCTCTTTCCAAAGAAACTTGTTCTCAACTAGAGAATGGCTGCTGGCTGGTCATCCGAAAACGCCACAAAAGCTTACCTCAGGGCCTTGAAAATGGTAGGCAAAGATCTCTTTCGTTTATGGAAAGTTTTCAGTTTGAACGAGTATCTGGGTAGCCATGGAAATTTTTTGCATCAAATGGAATAGAGCAGGGTCTAACGCGAGCCGTTATCTCATTTTTAGTGTCAGGGGAAGAGAGGGAAAGAGCCTGATTCAGCAGAGTTCATATCTGCGCTCGCGGCGGGAAACAACGCCCAGCTCTTGGTGATGGTGTCGTCGCCCCGCGCTGTCAAGGGCGATGCTGCCATGGTGGTCGCGCTGGTCGCGGCAGCACACCAGACGGGCGGGCGGGTTGTCCTCGTCTCGCCGGCCGGGCTGGACGAGTCGAGAGCCTCCAGGGACTTGCTCGGGCCTCATGCCAGGTGCGTGGAGTTCATGGTGGGGGAACCGAGGACCTTTTTGTTGAACGAGCTCAGAGGCGCGGATTTCGTGCTCTTGGATTGCAACAGCGAGGACCCGCGCAGGGTCTTCGAGGCGGCGCAGGAAGGCGCCGGCGGAGGGATCATCATGGGGTACAATGCCCTTCACAAGGGCACATTGTGGAGTGGATTGAGAGCTCACTTTTTGCCAATAGGGGAGGGACTTATGGTGACTAGGATTGTGAAAGATGCTAACACCGGCGGCAAGATCAGCCATGGCAGCAGCGGGTGCAGGAAGAAGAGCAGATGGGTAGTCACGGTGGACGACTGCACCGGCGAAGAGCATGTTTTTAGGATCGTTTCGCCTCGGAGGAAAGAGATCGAAGCTTGAGGACGAGATTCATTTGGTTTTGGGATCTGCCAAAGAAACTGAGAGGACCAAGCCTTCTACTGGATCTGGATCTGATCATCCACGCTAACTCCTAAGACTTTGCAAATGTAAATAGCGATTAATTGAATCATGTACTGACGATctgcaatttttctttccttttgctacACGCAAGTTGTGTTTTCTGCAGAGTTTGCCTCTTTTTCGCCCTCAAAGTGTGACCGGGGGAAAGAAACTATTGAGAACATATGAAACATTTCGGCACAATCTAGACTTGGGACTCAACATTCGATTTCACGAAAGCAAAATCGCGGTTTGCCGAACACATCATTTAACGTAAAGTTTCAGATTCACAGAAGTAAGTCAGAAACAGTTGATTCCTTCATTGCCGAAtagcacaaaaggaaaaaaaaaaaaaaatgattcaaatCGGAACACAATGAGTCTTTTCTCGAGCATCCTTATGAGTATGATGCATAGAAAACCCCACTACCTATTGAGAGTCCTGAACTCAATGCATACCGGTTACATGATTTGATGCATTACAAGCTTACTTATGCCCTTACTTTCCCCTAACAACTGTTACGATGGCTGATGCTTAAGAGAGAAATTCGTCAACCTCTAGAGAGGATGCTGTTGCTGATACATCAGGGAGACTCTGATTAACCCAGCAGTTAATTGGAATTGTCATAGTCCTGCCTCTCGGCGACTGAAAATCACGGCAACACTGATAGTTCAACTGTCAAGAAATGCTGATCAGAGTGTTAAGTTCCTGCACCACAGTCCTCATCGAAGGCCTGTCAGTAGGAGAGTCCCGGGTGCAAAGAATTGCAATACGAGCGAGCTGGGTAGCCTCGGTCTCCGAGAAGTTCCCCTCAAGGTTCTCATCGACAAATTCCTCAAAACGACATGCCTCCACTCCGTGCCGGATCATTGAAGTGATCGCACGCTTCCCCGATAGGATCTGGAGCACCAGAACACCAAAGGCATACACGTCGCTCTTCTCAGTGAAGTAGCCAGTGCTTGTGTACTCTGGAGCGAGGTAGCCCATGGCAGCGCTGGCCTTGAGCATGGCGAAGACTACATCATCTGCGAGGAGGTGGTGCAGACCCGAGTCCGAAAGCAGCGGGTTGTTCCAGTGATCGATGAGGACTTTCTCGGCCGATATTGACTGGTGGACTAGCCTGGGTTTGTCTCCTTTATCCTCATGTATGTAGCTGATACCTGTAAAAAAGAAGTGGAAATGAAGAAACTGAGAGGCTTGTCAGTGTCCCAAATCGATGAATTGAAGCAATGGATTAACATAGACCTTGAGCAATGCCAATTATTATAGCAACTCGGGTAGGCCATTCAAGAACCTTCCCGCTTCCAGGCTTCGTGTCAAGATACTGCAACAAGTTCCCGTTTGGCACGAGCTCGTAGATTAGGAAGCACTCGCCTCGCCCTTTCGAGCAGCAAAATCCCCTCAGCCTGACGAGGTTTTCATGCTTTATTTTGGTTAGGAGCTTCAAGCCCTTGAGGAATTCAGCCTCGTCGGACTTGCAGCTCATCTTGGCATAGCGCTTTACCGTGACGGCCGACCCGTCCCTGAGATTTCCCTTGTGGACAGAAGAGAAGCTGCTCTTCTCCAGCAGATTGCTCTCCAGGAAAGACTGTGTCGCGCGCTCCACGTCCTCCAGGTTGAACATGAAGCTCTCGAAAACCTCCTGGGAGAAGGCGCTCCCTCCCCCGCCTTTCGCCAGCGGGTCCCACCCGTTCGAGTACTCGAGACTGATGAGAGGAGAGGCGCCCTTTGCATAATTCTCAATGACCTGACTGGAACTGACCCGCTTATCCGAATCTTCTAAAGAGCTTGGAGTTCTCTGTTTTCGATGCTGGTGCCATGAGAAGGTGAGAAATCCAGTGACCGTGAACCCGATAACAGCTATGACAGCAACCACTCCTAAAACAACACCGGCTTTTCGGCCACTTAATCTGTTCGGACAGTGGGCTTCCCCGCAGCTAGACTTCAAATCAGCGGACTCGGGAATATTCTTCTTTGAAAGAGCATTGGGTCCAAGCGGCTCTGGCCGGTCCAGGTAAATGGTCGGACAGGGTTGTACGTTGGAGAACCCAACTCCACAAAGGTCAGGGTTGTTCTCATATTGGAAACCATCATTGAGCCTCTTTAAGCCTAAGAAAACGGAAACAAGTGGAAGCACGCTAAACGCATCCTTCTGAATTGAACGGAAAAAATGAAGAGACGGCGACATAGAAATCCTAGCAGACTAAAAATTTACCTGCAGGGACATGGCCTGATAGGGTATTGTTGCGCACGTCCAGGACTTGGAGACTAGAAGCATTGGCCAATGTTGCCGGGATTGAGCCTAAGAAATAGTTGAAGCTCAAGTCCAACCTCTTTAGGCTCGCCAAGTCCCCCAAGCTCGCAGGGATCGCGCCGGTTAGGAGATTATATTGCAAGGCGAGGACGCTCAGCTTCTGCAGGGACCCTAGCTGTCTAGGAATGCTTCCAGAGAGCCGGTTGTAACACAGCTGCAAAACTGCAGAGCCCACAAGAACCAGGGTCCAGCTCAATCAGAGGAACATTTTTAACCGAGTTCATACGAGTTCTGAGCCTAGAAGTTCAATTTGCTCAGACTAGGAAAACCGGAAATTTCCGAGTTGGCCGAAAACAGGATGCAACTAGCAGGCCCGACAAATCTCGAGCGTCGGACAACACCGGCCTAACTCGCGAAATTCAAAACACTGctccaaaatgaaagaaaactaACAAAACAGACAACGAAAAAGAGcaaccaaccaaccaaccaaccaacctTGAAGATTAGTCAAGTTGGCAATGTCAGGAGGAATCTCCCCAGAGAAGCCATTGACGTCCAAGTACAAGTCACTCAGCATCCTCAGACTCCCAATCTCCTTGGGTATCTCCCCGATCAGAGCATTGAAGTGCAGGTACAGTCCGCTGAGGCTCCTGAGCCCGCCAATCTCCGGCGGGATCCTCCCGCTCAGGCCCTTCCCCTGCAGCGAGATGTTGGCCACGTGGCCGTGCTCATCGCACGCCACCCCGTCGAACGAGCTGCCGGTACACGGGTCGGAGCCCCGAGCCCACGAGGTCAGGACCTGGCCATAGGGGTCCAGGGAGGCCTTCAGGGCCATGAGAGCATCGAGCTCCGAGACGGCCGACGAGTGGACGTGACGATGGCgatggatgaagaagaagaagaggagggagaggacgAGGAGAGAGAGCTTCATGGTTGGTTGGAAGAGAGCGCACCGAAGAAAGGGTGGTGGGTCTCCGCTCAAAATGCGAGCTTTTTCTCAAAGGACAGAGGAATGGAAGATGATGAGGTTGCAGTTGCAGAGGCCGGAGGGGCTCGTGCATGAACAGCGTCGTTTGATGTTGTCTGTTTCTCCGTTGTCGCCAGGACTAGGATGGAGGACCAAAAGCTGAGCAGCCCAACCCAAAGCTCGCTCGCCAATACATCAACAGGCAGAGGAAGAGGACGAAGAAGGGTCGAGAGCCCGGTGGGACCCACGGATCAGCGAATGATTGGGGCTTTCCGTGAGAGAGAGCGGGTCCCAGCGTGGGTAAAAAGCTGCTCGACGATGAGTTGGTGGCCGTCCGATTAGATTCGTCACGAGACGAAATTCACAGAGATCCTgccgatcgatcgatcattCCACTCGTTGAGAAATTTAGTTCACTGGTGACGGTAAATAGAAAAATTGTGCAGCATGTTcatacccttttttttgttcaatgtcatccaaatatatatatatatatatatatatatatatatatatttgataaccGAGGTTTTCCACATACAATGAATTATTCCTCGGGATGGTAAGGGTATGAGCGTcaatgccaccggttaagtcctCTAAAACGTGGTCGGAGAGATTCGAACCTGGAACCTCATCGGTTTAAGTATCTAAGACTCGAGGATCGCACCAATTCAGCCAACGCCTCATTGGCATATTATTTTCATTAATCGTCGcacttctcatttttttaaaaaggcacAAAGTTTGACCCGCTTAACTCGTGCCCAGCCAACGTCATTATAATCACGATGCTATGCCTCGATACAAAGCTAAAGCACATCGAAATTCCAATTTTCCCATTTGAATTGCTGGCATGCTAAATAACCAAACGCCACATGCTAATGGGATTTTAAATAGAGGTTGATTTTCTAGAGTTGAGTCTGGGTTATAATGATCTTCTAATTtgggattaatatcatgaaaaaatctcaaatcgatacacttgtgataaatttacctcaaattatttttttaataaaataaatcccaaacttgtatacttatgataaatttatgacaaactaatttttttacgaCCAAAAACTCCAAGTCGGTACATATTTGATagatttactctccgttaattttcttcaaatttcatcATCGATTTGTTGAGTTGaagacacgtggcaattgacaaatgtattaatttggaaattttacCCGTGTTTATTACAGGTGTATCGGTTagtgatttttcgtggtattaacccagtTTAGTGTAAACCAACGGAGGGTAGATTTGTCGTTGGTGTACCTacttgggatttttggtgtttaaaaaattagtttggagtagaTTTATCACATGagtaccagtttaagatttttattgTAAAAAAATGGTTTGAAGTAAAATTGTGATAGGTGTGCAGTTCGGGATTTTTAGTAGTCAAAAacttagtttggagtaaattcgTCAttggtgtaccaatttgaaactttttatggtaaaaatattagtttggaataaatttatcaaaagtatactagtttgaagtTTATTGCGGTAAAAAAAAGGTTTGCATGTGCATTaaatttggtgttttttttttgtggtactaCCCTTTTGTTGTAATTCGGCTGAGACGGGGTCACATTGTTCACTCACATGCACGACGAGTGGAAAAGACAgtaagaattttttaaaaaaaaaattggcatttagtAGCTGTAATCATTCGatgattgattaattaattactcAAAGTAAGATTTTGCCTACCGCCAAATGGTAGCTGACAATAATCACTCACGTTTTTACCTTGGAGGCGAAGGACATTGGAAAAAGCACTAAAagagccaaaaaaacaaaaggacaaaaattttcaagatttgaaCATGGAAGCCTGTTTGAGCGCACACGTGGatattagcaaaaaaaataaataaaataatggaaTTTCCGCATGTgacaaatgaaaatgacaattaatgaatttattttccaaaacataagGTTGCATGGGGACCGGACACAACAAATCTTATTAAAAGTGTTAATGGTTTGGTACGGTCCGATCCGATTTTCTTGAAATACTAAAGTGGAACTGAACAATTAGAGTATGTGTTTGAAGCGAATCAAATCTCGCTCGGAATCGAATATGAATCGAACTAAAAACCTGATTCGGTTCAATTCCTTACTTAGATCTATAGGTGGTATATCTGGTATGTGGAATTGTTTTAATCTTTGGGAAAGTTTCAAAAAGATAAAGGTATGGTGACATTCAGATCATGCATGCACCATGAAAAGCGAGGTTTCAAGAGCCGggcaaaaggccaaaaaaagaaaagaattcgaATGCTTTTTACCTCGCCGTTCcaacatgaaaggaaaaaaagtaagataaaaagaaaaaatatataattaaattttaaattttaaaaaatatatttaaaatgtccacgtcaCCGTAGGTCGAGCCATATAGGACGGCTAATATCCATATGAGTGATTTTCGATAAAAATTGATCGGTTAGACTCAATtgccacaaatgcaaaaggtttataactaaattggtttagttaaaaagtttataaccgaattggtacaaatacaataaatttaagactttttttatacttatcTCGCCCATAGTCCTCAAATCACGCGGGTATTTCTGCATAGTACTTGTCGAGAATTCGATCATTTGTCCATATGAAGTGAGTTGGTTATCGATTAGAAATATGTGGATCCACTTACATGATAGGGATAAAGGTGCATTCTCGATTTACCCTGCTAGGAGAATGATGCATCTAACCCATCTACACTTGCGGGTACAAAAAATCCTAATCCGAAGACGACTCGCCGGAACTCCCTCCTTCCCTCCTTCTTCGGCCAATCATTGTCCCCGTCAGAATGTCCACAAACTTAAGGCAGAAtatggctctaataccattttaGAATGTCCAGCAGCATATAAGTGGAGGGAGACTGCATGCATAGAAAAAGCATATAAACCTCGTAACTAAACGATATGAGATACTTATAACAATCTCTAACTCGGACTACCTCTAACGCCACAGAAACAACCGTAGACAAGGTCGACGGCCACTTAAAACAGAACTTCACAAAATCATTGCGTCACCCATGATGGTAGGCTGCTCAAAGGATGTCTTCTAGTCTTAGTCATCAGCTCTAACTGTTTTGACGAGGCTTCCTCTTGGAAATGGTAAGGCATCAATCGACTTCCTAAGCCAATAGGATCCCAATCATAACAGGAGTTACGAACTCCCGAGGAACATTTCTAAACATGAACATCATCCTCAATCGATGATCCACATAAACAAGCAGAGAAAAAGATACAATAactgtcataacttttgtacggagCTCATTttaatgtcataattttttttttcaatcacttaagtgctataacatATGCACGGCgctcacttgaatgctataacTTTCTAAACATGTTCGCTACAAAAGCTATGCCACGTTGGATTTTTCACTCTTGGTtgaacgttttaaaaaaaaatcggcatTCAAGTGATCGttatttaaaagttatgacgCTCGAGTGAGTGTCGTACGAAAGCCATGATGCTTGTGGTATCTTTATCTATAAACAACACACGAATCCTAAGTATACCAGCTTGTGAGCTAGTTTTTGGCGTGCCTGTGCAGGACAGGACActcggtttttgttttttttttcggttttcctAACTTGTGTCTTGAGGATTTCACCATGTGATCAAGGAGAGTCCACCTCAAGATAAGAGAGCTGGGCAACTTGCTGATGACCTACAGAGGACATCGATAGTTGTGGTGAGTGATACATTCAAGGAGTAAGATGAAAATGTGCTCCTTAAGATAGACCCTTTcgcaattaaaaatttaaagagtgcaattaaaaaACAACGTGTCAATAAGCTCGATTTACATGCTAAAGGAAAATTAGGTCATGATACATTTTAAGGTGGAGGCTGGACATTAacatatgtgtatagaaaaccGGAATAAATCTAGTTAATAAGCGAGGTACAATGTAACCATCCGGCCGATCTATGTAGGCCGAGCTTCTCCATTCATAGCACTAACACGCAGGCTCAAGAGGTGGCTCCAATGGCGTGGCGCCGAGTTCTCAAACCACCGATTGGTGCGTTGCTCTCATACCATCTGTAACGATCCGACTCGACTTACGTGGGCCTCACCCGAGAAGGGGTAGTCAAATCGTTGATAGTTTGAGTACGAGCCGCACTGGTGAATCGAGCCACGAGTCTTCTTCTATGTAGTGTGGAATTGGATCGGCTACGTATCGCAACTTCTATCCACTCTTAGttgatctttttatttttttctctgatGGTACAATACAAGTATCGACTAATCCCACCGGATGCACATAAATCATCGCGTTCATGTGCATCAAGTTAGTGCTATACTTAAATAATGTGTGGCGGGCGCAACCCTTAAGATTAATCATCTGAGTATGAGACTCTATAACTTGTTCTGAATATGGAATCCGCCACATCTACAGAAGACATTTTTGAAATGAAGGTCGTACGATTCGAGGGCGCGTAATTTTGTATCATCTGTTGGATTGAAAGAGCAGGATACATCATACATGcaataaaatcaatcaatttcttAGACGAGAAaactgtccaaaaagtcataaatctattgtaattttaccaatccagtcctaaatctttcaatttttgtcatttgagtcttaaaccttttcacgcTTTTGCCAATCGAGTCCATCAAGCCAATTTTGGCGGGGAAACCCCTCGTGAGGACGCCGACCGTTCTAAGTGACATCGCCGACGCCGACATGAAAATTtgttaataatatgttaatatagGTGAGGGCACAGCAACCCTCACCGGCCAGCAAAATAAAatgtaagaaagaaaagaaaaaaaaatgaaaaaaactaaataaaaagttcataaaaatattaaaaattttgtccATGTTAGTAGTGCCATATAGGACTGCAAGCATCCATGTGAgagatttttggtcaaaattaattggatagtctcaatttgcaaaatgtgaaaatgtttagaacccAATTGATAAGACATTAAAATATTTGGGATTCgaatgataaaattaaaaaatttatgactgaattgataaaaatacaataaatttaagattttttttaagacaatctTCCCCTTCTCAAACTAAAGCTCTTGGGGAGCACGGGCTCCCGACCTAGGAGCAGAATCTACACTTTGGAAAAGTGCACCACGTGGCAATGCGCTGTCTCCTCAAAAGAGGCTTGGAATCACATCAATTCCCAGCGAAAGTCGCCTCAATGCCAAGGGACATTGTACCTCAGAATCACAACGAAAGAATGCCTTGTGATGATCCTGGAAACGTGTGGACGCTACCCCGCTATCGGTCCATCACTGAAGGACCCCGCCCAAATGATCTCCCGTGAACTTTCCACGTCCTTTTCCACCTGTCCATCTTCCCGACCTGACCATTGGAGGTCCTAGGCGAGAAAGAGGACCCTACCAAATTCTTGGCATGTCTCGATCTTTGGCTATGTTACATCCTGTGCTCGACCATGGGCAAGATCGTCATGCTACTTGTGGATGTTTAGTACCACATCGGGGAAAAGAGGCGGAAAATATCTTGGCTTTTGGTCCGACCAGGGGTGGCCCTAATTGGGGGATGGAGTTGGCTTTTAGTCGAGTTTGATAGTTTACCTCACAAGTACCTTGAACTTAGTTTCCATTTGCGCGATGCCGTCGCTCGAAGTACGTAATGGAAAGCGAAAAAGTCGCTAGTACACACGAGTTATTGACGTTCAAGATTATGGAGACATATGtgtatatattatttttttggtatccCCTTGAAAGAAAGAGTTCCAAATACGTATGTCTAATACGCGGTCTGTAATACGAGACTTGGACAagtaatctttttctttctttttttccgtaGAAGAAAAGGGTTTAGATGGAGTTGAGATTTACCTGACCCACCACCGAGATGTTTTGTTTAAGGTTGCCAATGAAGCACCAACTTCCAACTGGGCGAGCAGATCACTACAAGCCTAATTGGTGCAACTGGGGAACTAGAAACCGGCAAGACGCCTAAACCTAAGTCCTGCCCTCCGGAGAACACCAAAGGTTTGGTAAATTGGGGAATGGAATTTGTGACCCGCGACTTGCAAACCAAATTTTGAACCACTCACTAAACCACCCGATTAGTCTCAAATGAGTAATCTAAACACGTCTTCATACGAGTAGAAGTATAACCTCTATTTGCTTTCTCCATATTCCAAAGGGACGTAAGTGAAGACCCGACTGTTTGGAGACCTACGGAACATCCTGTAAGTCTAATGAATTACCTTTTGCATGTACAAGTGGACACGATCCAGAACAGCTCGAATGTAGTTGGTGGAAGACGTAatggaaaaagttaaaaatttcagCTTCAAGTTATGAAATTTAGTGTACCAAAATACAGGAGCTGTGAATTATAATCATAGACTGCCCAAAATGCCTAGCGCATCTTTTGCTTGTCCAAACCATCAAAATCTGAAATTTCGCATGGAAATCAAAGTTAGCTTTGGGCTGTGGGCACCTGA
This sequence is a window from Rhodamnia argentea isolate NSW1041297 chromosome 3, ASM2092103v1, whole genome shotgun sequence. Protein-coding genes within it:
- the LOC115731626 gene encoding uncharacterized protein LOC115731626: MAAGWSSENATKAYLRALKMGKRGKEPDSAEFISALAAGNNAQLLVMVSSPRAVKGDAAMVVALVAAAHQTGGRVVLVSPAGLDESRASRDLLGPHARCVEFMVGEPRTFLLNELRGADFVLLDCNSEDPRRVFEAAQEGAGGGIIMGYNALHKGTLWSGLRAHFLPIGEGLMVTRIVKDANTGGKISHGSSGCRKKSRWVVTVDDCTGEEHVFRIVSPRRKEIEA
- the LOC115731488 gene encoding probable LRR receptor-like serine/threonine-protein kinase At4g36180; translated protein: MKLSLLVLSLLFFFFIHRHRHVHSSAVSELDALMALKASLDPYGQVLTSWARGSDPCTGSSFDGVACDEHGHVANISLQGKGLSGRIPPEIGGLRSLSGLYLHFNALIGEIPKEIGSLRMLSDLYLDVNGFSGEIPPDIANLTNLQVLQLCYNRLSGSIPRQLGSLQKLSVLALQYNLLTGAIPASLGDLASLKRLDLSFNYFLGSIPATLANASSLQVLDVRNNTLSGHVPAGLKRLNDGFQYENNPDLCGVGFSNVQPCPTIYLDRPEPLGPNALSKKNIPESADLKSSCGEAHCPNRLSGRKAGVVLGVVAVIAVIGFTVTGFLTFSWHQHRKQRTPSSLEDSDKRVSSSQVIENYAKGASPLISLEYSNGWDPLAKGGGGSAFSQEVFESFMFNLEDVERATQSFLESNLLEKSSFSSVHKGNLRDGSAVTVKRYAKMSCKSDEAEFLKGLKLLTKIKHENLVRLRGFCCSKGRGECFLIYELVPNGNLLQYLDTKPGSGKVLEWPTRVAIIIGIAQGISYIHEDKGDKPRLVHQSISAEKVLIDHWNNPLLSDSGLHHLLADDVVFAMLKASAAMGYLAPEYTSTGYFTEKSDVYAFGVLVLQILSGKRAITSMIRHGVEACRFEEFVDENLEGNFSETEATQLARIAILCTRDSPTDRPSMRTVVQELNTLISIS